A single genomic interval of Methylobacterium bullatum harbors:
- the ldc gene encoding Lysine/ornithine decarboxylase produces MTDRIRDFLRARRDMGQDEGPVMVLDLDVVRDNFTAFARALPDTRVFYAVKANPAPEVLRLLAEMGSCFDTASVVEVEMALASGATADRISFGNTIKKERCIGRALKLGVRLFAVDCEAEVEKISRAADAVGIEAGEIQVFCRILCDGAGAEWPLSRKFGCVPEMAVDVLEHACRQGLHAYGVSFHVGSQQGNTEAWDGALASASTIFRDCADRGIALSMVNLGGGFPTKYLKAVPGVESYGDAIFRALTKHFGNQLPETIIEPGRGMVGNAGMIEAEVILVSKKSDAEDEIRWVYLDIGKFGGLAETMDESIRYAIRTEHDEDRMSPCVLAGPTCDSADVLYEKVPYPLPISLSIGDKVLIEGAGAYTTTYAAVAFNGFPPLQQYVI; encoded by the coding sequence ATGACCGATCGTATCCGCGATTTTCTGCGCGCTCGCCGTGACATGGGCCAGGACGAAGGCCCGGTGATGGTGCTCGACCTCGATGTCGTGCGCGACAACTTCACCGCCTTCGCCCGCGCGCTGCCCGATACCCGCGTCTTCTACGCGGTCAAGGCGAACCCGGCTCCGGAAGTGCTGCGTCTGCTCGCCGAGATGGGCTCCTGCTTCGACACGGCCTCCGTGGTCGAGGTGGAGATGGCGCTTGCCTCCGGCGCCACGGCCGACCGGATCTCCTTCGGCAACACCATCAAGAAGGAGCGCTGCATCGGTCGCGCGCTCAAACTCGGCGTGCGCCTGTTCGCCGTCGATTGCGAAGCCGAGGTCGAGAAGATTTCCCGCGCCGCCGATGCGGTCGGCATCGAAGCCGGCGAGATCCAGGTGTTCTGCCGCATCCTGTGCGACGGCGCAGGCGCCGAATGGCCGCTCTCGCGCAAGTTCGGCTGCGTGCCGGAGATGGCCGTTGACGTGTTGGAGCATGCCTGCCGCCAGGGCCTGCACGCCTATGGCGTGTCGTTCCATGTGGGCTCGCAGCAGGGCAACACCGAAGCCTGGGACGGGGCGCTCGCCTCCGCCTCCACGATCTTCCGCGACTGCGCCGATCGGGGCATCGCCCTGTCCATGGTCAATCTCGGCGGCGGTTTCCCGACCAAGTATCTCAAAGCCGTGCCGGGGGTTGAATCCTACGGAGACGCGATCTTCCGCGCACTCACCAAGCATTTCGGCAACCAGCTGCCCGAGACGATCATCGAGCCGGGCCGCGGCATGGTGGGCAATGCCGGCATGATCGAGGCCGAGGTGATCCTGGTTTCGAAGAAGTCCGATGCCGAGGACGAGATCCGCTGGGTCTATCTCGACATCGGCAAGTTCGGCGGGCTCGCCGAGACCATGGACGAGTCGATCCGCTACGCGATCCGCACCGAGCACGACGAGGACCGCATGTCTCCCTGTGTGCTCGCCGGGCCGACCTGCGATTCCGCCGATGTGCTCTACGAGAAGGTGCCCTACCCGCTCCCCATCTCGCTTTCCATCGGCGACAAGGTGCTCATCGAAGGAGCCGGGGCCTACACCACCACCTATGCGGCGGTGGCGTTCAACGGGTTCCCGCCCCTTCAGCAATACGTCATCTGA
- the mdoG_2 gene encoding Glucans biosynthesis protein G — MGPCGEARSSLTTDQSRRIMTEPTRRALLTGIAALSVAGTPSMAQEGRAPKPFDFEEVERRAEELVKVAYDARVPPLPAPIAKLDYDAWRDIRFKPDKAFLGGENSPFRLQLFHVGFLYNRPVTVNLVRRGIATPIAYQSSLFDMGRTKLDKPLPVDLGFAGLRFHSYLNKPNLLDELIVFLGASYYRFLGRDQLYGLSARGLALNVEGEGAPEEFPVFREFWVTMPETNADALLVHALMDSPSVTGAFAFTVKPGDETTVAVRSTLFPRVALPSVGVAPLTSMFFIGENDRHHSDDYRPELHDSDGLQIAAGSGEWLWRPLDNPKARRISSFVDRDPKGFGLMQRDRAFESYQDLEASYGRRPSYFVEPEGGWGEGAVTLMELPTDTEVNDNIVAFWRPKQPYPAGEPVRMSYRVRARSSDTRLHPGGYVANTFLAATSASGAAKGEEAKGTLSRRFLIDFAGGELPYYLPDPSKVEVVADASRGRITATSLTPNPHIGGLRAAIDITLDAADQSTDLRAFLRAGGRALSETWVYPWTAA; from the coding sequence ATGGGACCGTGCGGGGAAGCCCGATCGTCCCTCACCACCGACCAGAGCCGCAGGATCATGACCGAGCCCACCCGCCGCGCGCTTCTCACCGGGATCGCCGCCCTGTCCGTCGCCGGCACCCCGTCGATGGCGCAGGAGGGGCGCGCACCCAAACCCTTCGATTTCGAGGAGGTGGAGCGGCGCGCAGAGGAACTCGTCAAGGTCGCCTACGATGCGCGGGTGCCGCCCCTTCCAGCCCCCATCGCCAAGCTCGATTACGACGCTTGGCGTGACATCCGTTTCAAGCCCGACAAAGCCTTTCTCGGCGGAGAGAACAGCCCGTTCCGGCTGCAGCTCTTCCATGTCGGCTTTCTCTATAACCGGCCCGTCACGGTGAACCTCGTGCGGCGTGGCATCGCGACACCGATCGCCTATCAGTCGAGCCTGTTCGACATGGGACGGACGAAGCTCGACAAGCCGCTGCCGGTCGATCTGGGCTTTGCCGGCCTCCGCTTCCACAGCTATCTCAACAAGCCGAACCTGCTCGACGAACTCATCGTCTTCCTCGGCGCCAGCTATTACCGCTTCCTCGGGCGCGATCAGCTCTACGGCCTCTCGGCGCGGGGCCTCGCCCTCAATGTGGAGGGGGAGGGCGCTCCGGAGGAATTCCCGGTCTTCCGCGAATTCTGGGTGACGATGCCGGAGACGAACGCCGACGCTCTGCTCGTCCATGCCCTGATGGACAGCCCCTCGGTAACCGGTGCCTTCGCCTTCACCGTAAAGCCGGGCGACGAGACCACCGTCGCCGTTCGCTCGACGCTCTTCCCGCGGGTCGCTCTCCCATCGGTGGGCGTCGCGCCGCTGACCTCCATGTTCTTCATCGGCGAGAACGACCGGCACCATTCCGACGATTACCGGCCCGAACTCCACGATTCCGATGGTCTCCAGATCGCGGCCGGATCGGGCGAATGGCTCTGGCGCCCCCTGGACAACCCGAAGGCGCGACGCATCTCGTCCTTCGTCGATCGCGATCCGAAGGGGTTCGGACTGATGCAGCGCGACCGCGCCTTCGAATCCTATCAGGATCTCGAAGCTTCCTATGGACGGAGGCCGAGCTACTTCGTCGAACCCGAAGGCGGCTGGGGCGAGGGCGCCGTGACCCTGATGGAACTGCCCACCGACACCGAGGTCAACGATAACATCGTCGCCTTTTGGCGCCCGAAGCAGCCTTATCCGGCGGGCGAACCGGTCCGCATGTCGTACCGGGTGCGCGCCAGGAGTTCGGACACCAGACTGCATCCGGGCGGATATGTGGCGAATACCTTCCTGGCCGCCACCAGCGCCAGCGGTGCCGCCAAGGGGGAGGAGGCGAAAGGGACGCTGAGCCGCCGCTTCCTCATCGATTTCGCCGGGGGCGAGTTGCCCTATTATCTCCCCGACCCGAGCAAGGTCGAGGTGGTGGCCGACGCCTCGCGGGGACGGATCACCGCCACTTCGCTCACTCCGAACCCTCATATCGGCGGATTGCGGGCGGCGATCGACATCACCCTCGACGCGGCGGATCAATCCACCGATCTCCGCGCCTTCCTTCGCGCCGGGGGTCGAGCGTTGTCGGAAACCTGGGTCTATCCCTGGACCGCAGCGTGA